One Globicephala melas chromosome 4, mGloMel1.2, whole genome shotgun sequence genomic window carries:
- the METTL6 gene encoding tRNA N(3)-methylcytidine methyltransferase METTL6 isoform X1, which yields MAALQRKGLQARILSSEEEEKLTRDQALVSDYKQQKLEKEAQKNWDLFYKRNSTNFFKDRHWTTREFEELRSCREFEDQKLTMLEAGCGVGNCLFPLLEDPNIFAYACDFSPRAVEYVKQNPLYDTERCKVFQCDLTKDDLLEHVPPESVDVVMLIFVLSTVHPDKMHLVLQNIYKVLKPGKSVLFRDYGLYDHAMLRFKAGSKLAENFYVRQDGTRSYFFTDEFLARLFMDTGYEEEVNEYVFRETVNKKEGLCVPRVFLQSKFRKSLKNPTPVTPRLGHES from the exons ATGGCTGCTTTGCAAAGGAAAGGGCTTCAGGCGAGGATTCTCAGCTCTGAAGAAGAGGAGAAACTGACAAGAGACCAAGCTTTAGTGTCTGATTATAAAcagcaaaaactggaaaaagaggCTCAGAAGAACTGGGACcttttttacaaaagaaatagCACTAATTTCTTCAAAGatagacactggaccaccagagagtTTGAGGAGCTCAGATCATGTAGAGAG TTTGAAGATCAAAAATTGACTATGCTTGAAGCTGGTTGTGGGGTTGGGAACTGTTTATTCCCGCTTTTAGAAGATCCGAATATCTTTGCCTATGCCTGTGATTTTTCTCCAAGAGCAGTTGAATATGTCAAG CAAAATCCTTTATATGACACAGAACGATGCAAGGTATTCCAGTGTGATCTGACTAAAGATGACCTTCTGGAACACGTGCCCCCGGAGTCTGTGGATGTTGTCATGTTGATATTTGTGCTCTCTACGGTTCACCCTGATAAAATGCACCTTGTCTTACAAAACATTTACAAG GTATTAAAACCAGGCAAAAGTGTCTTGTTTCGCGACTATGGGCTGTATGATCATGCCATGCTTAGGTTTAAAGCCGGCAGCAAACTTGCAGAAAACTTTTATGTTAGACAAGATGGAACCAGATCGTATTTTTTCACTGACG AATTCCTGGCACGGCTCTTTATGGACACAGGTTACGAAGAAGAGGTGAACGAGTATGTGTTTCGTGAGACGGTGAATAAAAAAGAAGGCCTGTGTGTACCGAGGGTTTTCCTTCAGAGCAAGTTCCGAAAGTCTCTGAAGAACCCAACTCCTGTGACCCCGCGCCTGGGCCACGAGTCCTGA
- the METTL6 gene encoding tRNA N(3)-methylcytidine methyltransferase METTL6 isoform X3: MAALQRKGLQARILSSEEEEKLTRDQALVSDYKQQKLEKEAQKNWDLFYKRNSTNFFKDRHWTTREFEELRSCREQNPLYDTERCKVFQCDLTKDDLLEHVPPESVDVVMLIFVLSTVHPDKMHLVLQNIYKVLKPGKSVLFRDYGLYDHAMLRFKAGSKLAENFYVRQDGTRSYFFTDEFLARLFMDTGYEEEVNEYVFRETVNKKEGLCVPRVFLQSKFRKSLKNPTPVTPRLGHES; encoded by the exons ATGGCTGCTTTGCAAAGGAAAGGGCTTCAGGCGAGGATTCTCAGCTCTGAAGAAGAGGAGAAACTGACAAGAGACCAAGCTTTAGTGTCTGATTATAAAcagcaaaaactggaaaaagaggCTCAGAAGAACTGGGACcttttttacaaaagaaatagCACTAATTTCTTCAAAGatagacactggaccaccagagagtTTGAGGAGCTCAGATCATGTAGAGAG CAAAATCCTTTATATGACACAGAACGATGCAAGGTATTCCAGTGTGATCTGACTAAAGATGACCTTCTGGAACACGTGCCCCCGGAGTCTGTGGATGTTGTCATGTTGATATTTGTGCTCTCTACGGTTCACCCTGATAAAATGCACCTTGTCTTACAAAACATTTACAAG GTATTAAAACCAGGCAAAAGTGTCTTGTTTCGCGACTATGGGCTGTATGATCATGCCATGCTTAGGTTTAAAGCCGGCAGCAAACTTGCAGAAAACTTTTATGTTAGACAAGATGGAACCAGATCGTATTTTTTCACTGACG AATTCCTGGCACGGCTCTTTATGGACACAGGTTACGAAGAAGAGGTGAACGAGTATGTGTTTCGTGAGACGGTGAATAAAAAAGAAGGCCTGTGTGTACCGAGGGTTTTCCTTCAGAGCAAGTTCCGAAAGTCTCTGAAGAACCCAACTCCTGTGACCCCGCGCCTGGGCCACGAGTCCTGA
- the METTL6 gene encoding tRNA N(3)-methylcytidine methyltransferase METTL6 isoform X2 gives MAALQRKGLQARILSSEEEEKLTRDQALVSDYKQQKLEKEAQKNWDLFYKRNSTNFFKDRHWTTREFEELRSCREFEDQKLTMLEAGCGVGNCLFPLLEDPNIFAYACDFSPRAVEYVKQNPLYDTERCKVFQCDLTKDDLLEHVPPESVDVVMLIFVLSTVHPDKMHLVLQNIYKVLKPGKSVLFRDYGLYDHAMLRFKAGSKLAENFYVRQDGTRSYFFTDEHRLRMRRLSDHGSWAQPLRGMWDLPGPGHEPVSPASAGGL, from the exons ATGGCTGCTTTGCAAAGGAAAGGGCTTCAGGCGAGGATTCTCAGCTCTGAAGAAGAGGAGAAACTGACAAGAGACCAAGCTTTAGTGTCTGATTATAAAcagcaaaaactggaaaaagaggCTCAGAAGAACTGGGACcttttttacaaaagaaatagCACTAATTTCTTCAAAGatagacactggaccaccagagagtTTGAGGAGCTCAGATCATGTAGAGAG TTTGAAGATCAAAAATTGACTATGCTTGAAGCTGGTTGTGGGGTTGGGAACTGTTTATTCCCGCTTTTAGAAGATCCGAATATCTTTGCCTATGCCTGTGATTTTTCTCCAAGAGCAGTTGAATATGTCAAG CAAAATCCTTTATATGACACAGAACGATGCAAGGTATTCCAGTGTGATCTGACTAAAGATGACCTTCTGGAACACGTGCCCCCGGAGTCTGTGGATGTTGTCATGTTGATATTTGTGCTCTCTACGGTTCACCCTGATAAAATGCACCTTGTCTTACAAAACATTTACAAG GTATTAAAACCAGGCAAAAGTGTCTTGTTTCGCGACTATGGGCTGTATGATCATGCCATGCTTAGGTTTAAAGCCGGCAGCAAACTTGCAGAAAACTTTTATGTTAGACAAGATGGAACCAGATCGTATTTTTTCACTGACG agcacaggcttcggatgcgcagactcagcgaccatggctcatgggcccagccgctccgcggcatgtgggatcttcccggaccagggcacgaacccgtgtcccctgcatcggcaggcggactctaa